From one bacterium genomic stretch:
- a CDS encoding ABC transporter ATP-binding protein, with product MSLTLEGVVKKVGPDSHIYGVDLKLEPGSLNILLGPTLSGKTSLMRLMAGLDRPSAGRVLVDGKDVTGHSVRRRDVAMVYQEFINYPSFTVYKNIASPLKRAGVDKGQIDRRVRETAEMLHITPQLHRKPAELSGGQQQRTALARALIKEAGLLLLDEPLVNLDYKLREELRTELGEIFNKRQTIVVYATTEPSEALLLGGTVFTIDKGRVLQTGPTADVYRNPDSIRVGQIFSDPPMNLLEGVIEGDEVRIANKIRFPLPPHMAGLAPGQYCFGVRAHRFSITRTFPQDVEIEARVELAEISGSETFIHLSLNGITWVVLEEGVHTFRLGEVIRVFVDPRGLFAYDGSGKLVRSPFANPIQQSEPEEATDGAY from the coding sequence ATGTCGCTGACGCTGGAAGGCGTGGTCAAAAAAGTGGGGCCCGACTCCCACATCTACGGGGTCGATCTGAAGCTCGAGCCCGGCTCTCTCAACATTCTCCTCGGCCCCACACTGTCCGGGAAAACCTCCCTCATGAGACTCATGGCGGGACTGGACCGGCCGAGCGCGGGGCGCGTTCTGGTAGACGGCAAGGATGTCACGGGCCACTCCGTTCGCAGGCGCGACGTGGCCATGGTCTACCAGGAGTTCATCAACTATCCTTCCTTCACCGTTTACAAAAACATCGCCTCCCCCCTCAAGCGTGCGGGGGTGGACAAGGGCCAGATCGACCGGCGGGTCCGCGAGACCGCCGAGATGCTCCACATCACCCCTCAACTCCACCGGAAGCCTGCAGAATTGAGCGGCGGCCAGCAGCAGCGTACGGCACTGGCGAGGGCTCTCATCAAAGAGGCCGGCCTGCTGCTTCTCGACGAGCCCCTCGTCAACCTGGACTACAAGCTCCGGGAGGAGCTGCGGACGGAACTGGGGGAGATATTCAACAAGCGCCAGACGATAGTCGTCTATGCCACCACCGAACCTTCGGAGGCGCTATTGCTTGGGGGAACCGTTTTCACCATCGACAAAGGCCGGGTACTGCAGACCGGCCCGACTGCAGATGTTTATCGCAACCCCGATTCCATACGCGTGGGTCAGATCTTCAGTGATCCGCCCATGAACCTCCTGGAAGGAGTCATAGAAGGCGACGAGGTACGGATCGCGAATAAGATCCGTTTTCCCCTGCCTCCCCACATGGCCGGACTTGCCCCGGGCCAATACTGTTTCGGGGTGCGGGCCCACAGATTTTCCATAACACGCACTTTCCCGCAGGACGTGGAGATCGAAGCGCGAGTAGAACTGGCTGAGATCAGCGGTTCGGAGACCTTCATTCACCTGTCACTCAACGGCATTACGTGGGTCGTTCTTGAGGAAGGTGTGCATACATTCCGGCTGGGTGAGGTGATCCGCGTTTTCGTGGACCCGAGAGGTTTGTTCGCATACGACGGATCGGGAAAACTGGTTCGCTCCCCCTTCGCCAATCCAATACAGCAGTCTGAACCTGAAGAGGCCACCGATGGCGCGTATTGA
- a CDS encoding ABC transporter ATP-binding protein yields the protein MARIEFQDIAHSYEDKPSQESEWAIKPMNITWDDGGAYALLGPSGCGKTTLLNIISGLIQPTRGRVKFDDLDVTDLPTKEKNIAQVFQFPVIYDTMTVYDNLAFPLRNRAMGKQDIQTRVNEVARMLDLQSDLNRRASGLSADGKQKISLGRGLVRSDVAAILFDEPLTVIDPHVKWQLRRKLKEIHERFARTFIYVTHDQNEALTFADQVAVMNEGRILQVGTPQELFENPRHTFVGYFIGSPGMNLLPCRLDGNVAIVDGGRIQLDSRAGAHASNGNLELGIRPEFLKLDREKSEGAVEVAIVSIEDRGSFQIAAVQFGGQVVKVKLWEKQEISPGPGYLNFPPERTKLYADGQLLE from the coding sequence ATGGCGCGTATTGAATTTCAGGATATTGCCCACAGCTACGAAGACAAACCCAGCCAGGAGAGCGAATGGGCCATCAAGCCCATGAACATCACCTGGGACGACGGCGGGGCCTATGCCCTTCTCGGGCCCTCAGGCTGCGGCAAGACGACCCTGCTTAACATCATCTCCGGACTCATTCAACCGACTCGGGGACGGGTGAAATTCGACGATCTGGACGTCACCGACCTCCCCACAAAGGAAAAAAATATCGCCCAGGTTTTCCAGTTCCCCGTTATCTACGACACCATGACGGTGTACGATAACCTGGCATTCCCCCTTCGGAACCGCGCCATGGGAAAGCAGGATATCCAGACACGGGTCAACGAAGTGGCCAGGATGCTTGATCTCCAGTCAGACCTCAATCGCAGAGCATCCGGCCTGTCAGCAGACGGTAAGCAGAAGATATCCCTCGGCCGTGGACTTGTTCGCAGCGACGTGGCAGCGATCCTTTTCGACGAACCCCTGACCGTCATAGATCCACACGTAAAGTGGCAGCTCCGACGCAAACTCAAGGAGATCCACGAGCGTTTCGCCCGGACGTTCATTTACGTCACCCACGATCAGAATGAGGCGCTGACTTTCGCCGACCAGGTCGCTGTCATGAACGAGGGCCGTATCCTGCAAGTGGGAACGCCCCAGGAGCTCTTTGAAAATCCCCGTCACACATTTGTGGGCTATTTCATCGGGAGCCCGGGAATGAACCTCCTGCCCTGCAGGCTTGACGGCAACGTGGCGATCGTGGATGGCGGGCGCATTCAGTTGGACAGCCGGGCCGGGGCCCATGCGTCCAACGGGAACCTGGAACTGGGCATCCGGCCCGAATTTCTCAAACTGGACCGGGAAAAGAGTGAAGGAGCCGTTGAGGTGGCCATTGTTTCCATTGAGGACAGGGGGTCCTTTCAGATCGCCGCGGTTCAGTTTGGAGGACAGGTCGTCAAGGTAAAGCTCTGGGAGAAACAGGAGATAAGCCCCGGGCCAGGCTATCTGAACTTCCCTCCGGAGCGGACCAAGCTTTACGCCGACGGTCAACTATT
- a CDS encoding DeoR family transcriptional regulator: MPKPVLPGSTKLHNKRQREILELVQSRGFVSSDELARTFHVTTQTVRRDINLLCREGLLRRHHGGAGLPATVENIPYSTRQVICLDEKIRIARMVASHIPDQTSLFINIGTTTEEVAKALRDHRGLRIITNNLNVAAILSQNGSFEIIVAGGVVRHRDRGITGDTTIEFIEKFKVDFGIIGISGIDMDGSLLDFDYSEVRVAQAIMVNSHKVFLATDSTKFGRKPMVRLGQLSQIDALFTDKRPPDEICRILADANVKLHIALNGM; the protein is encoded by the coding sequence ATGCCGAAACCGGTCCTTCCAGGCTCCACCAAACTACACAACAAGAGACAAAGGGAGATCCTCGAGCTGGTTCAGAGCCGCGGATTCGTGTCCAGCGACGAGCTGGCGAGAACCTTCCACGTAACGACCCAGACCGTGCGAAGGGACATTAACCTGCTCTGCCGCGAGGGGTTGCTGCGACGACACCACGGCGGAGCCGGCCTGCCGGCCACCGTGGAAAACATCCCCTATTCGACACGCCAGGTTATTTGCCTGGACGAAAAGATCCGCATCGCCAGGATGGTTGCCAGTCATATCCCGGACCAGACTTCACTTTTCATAAACATCGGCACGACCACAGAGGAGGTTGCAAAGGCCCTGCGCGACCACAGGGGGCTTCGCATAATCACCAACAACCTCAACGTCGCTGCCATATTATCCCAGAACGGCAGCTTCGAGATCATTGTCGCCGGCGGTGTCGTACGGCACAGGGATCGGGGGATCACTGGCGATACCACTATCGAATTTATCGAGAAGTTCAAGGTCGATTTCGGCATTATCGGTATCTCCGGCATAGACATGGATGGCTCCCTCCTGGATTTCGATTACAGCGAAGTTCGGGTGGCGCAAGCTATCATGGTCAACTCCCACAAGGTATTCCTCGCCACCGACAGCACCAAGTTCGGGCGGAAACCCATGGTAAGGCTCGGTCAGTTGTCCCAGATAGATGCACTTTTCACCGACAAGAGGCCTCCCGATGAGATATGTCGAATTCTCGCAGATGCCAACGTGAAGCTTCACATTGCCCTGAATGGGATGTGA